The following coding sequences are from one Scomber japonicus isolate fScoJap1 chromosome 3, fScoJap1.pri, whole genome shotgun sequence window:
- the alas1 gene encoding 5-aminolevulinate synthase, nonspecific, mitochondrial produces the protein MDVIVRRCPFLARVPQAFYQQPKKSMVVYAQRCPVMMELASKPMAPQLARALCSSSSHQKTEVLLSTSEASKKEVEPKLPAGHPMPPSGQVVASKCPFLAAEMGQKNSSVVRQVGMEFQEDVEEVRTVQKEVSSAQLKKPSMASTVKESGGSQTNIIKTLLKQRPKRVSHLLQDNLTGTMSRFEYDDFFERKIEEKKSDHTYRVFKTVNRLANEFPMANDFTRSLEDKREVSVWCSNDYLGMSRHPRVLQSITDTLRKHGSGAGGTRNISGTSKFHVELEHELADLHKKDAALLFTSCFVANDSTLFTLAKMLPGCEIYSDSGNHASMIQGIRNSGAKKFIFRHNDVAHLRELLQKGDPSKPKIVAFETVHSMDGAVCPLEEMCDVSHEFGAITFVDEVHAVGLYGARGGGIGDRDGIMHKMDIISGTLGKAFGCVGGYIASTSALIDTVRSYAAGFIFTTSLPPMLLAGAKQSIQVLKEEEGRSLRRKHQRNVKLLRQMLMDSGLPVVHCPSHIIPVRVSDAEKNTEVCDLMMSRHNIYVQAINYPTVARGEELLRIAPTPHHTPEMMKYFVERLVDTWKEVGLELKPHSSAECNFCQQPLHFELMSEREKSYFSGLSHPISACA, from the exons ATGGATGTGATAGTGCGTCGCTGTCCGTTCCTGGCTCGTGTGCCCCAGGCCTTCTACCAGCAGCCTAAAAAGTCTATGGTGGTCTATGCCCAGCGCTGCCCCGTCATGATGGAGCTGGCATCCAAACCCATGGCTCCACAACTTGCACGCGCCCTCTGTTCATCATCTTCCCACCAGAAGACTGAGGTCCTCTTGTCTACCAGTGAAG CCTCCAAAAAGGAAGTGGAGCCCAAGCTGCCTGCTGGCCACCCTATGCCGCCCTCAGGGCAGGTTGTGGCTTCCAAATGCCCCTTCCTGGCTGCTGAAATGGGCCAGAAGAACAGCAGTGTGGTCCGCCAGGTTGGCATGGAGTTCCAAGAGGATGTTGAGGAAGTCCGCACTGTCCAGAAAG AAGTGTCTTCTGCCCAGTTGAAGAAGCCATCTATGGCCAGTACCGTAAAGGAAAGCGGAGGGAGTCAaactaatataataaaaaccCTCCTGAAGCAACGGCCGAAAAGGGTCTCCCACCTGTTGCAGGACAACTTGACAGGCACTa TGTCCCGCTTCGAGTATGATGACTTTTTTGAGAGGAAgatagaggagaagaagagtgaCCACACCTACCGCGTGTTTAAAACTGTAAACCGCCTGGCCAACGAGTTCCCCATGGCCAACGATTTCACCAGGTCCTTAGAGGATAAAAGGGAGGTGTCTGTATGGTGCAGCAACGACTACCTGGGCATGAGTCGACACCCTCGAGTTCTACAATCCATCAC GGATACTTTACGAAAGCATGGTTCAGGGGCGGGAGGAACCAGGAACATCTCTGGGACCAGTAAATTCCATGTGGAACTGGAACACGAACTGGCTGACCTCCACAAAAAGGACGCAGCGCTCCTTTTCACCTCCTGCTTTGTAGCCAATGACTCCACCCTCTTCACCCTTGCCAAGATGCTGCCTG GTTGTGAAATCTACTCTGACTCAGGCAACCACGCCTCAATGATTCAGGGTATCAGGAACAGCGGTGCTAAGAAATTTATTTTCCGCCACAATGATGTGGCCCATCTTAGAGAGCTGCTGCAGAAGGGAGACCCCAGCAAACCGAAGATCGTGGCCTTTGAGACCGTCCATTCCATGGATG GTGCTGTGTGTCCATTGGAGGAGATGTGCGATGTTTCTCATGAGTTCGGAGCCATCACCTTTGTAGACGAGGTTCATGCTGTGGGCCTGTATGGCGCCAGAGGAGGGGGCATCGGAGATCGTGACGGCATTATGCATAAGATGGATATCATCTCAGGGACATTAG GCAAGGCCTTCGGTTGTGTGGGCGGCTACATCGCGAGTACCTCTGCCCTGATAGACACGGTTCGTTCCTACGCTGCTGGCTTTATCTTTACCACCTCTCTGCCACCGATGCTGTTAGCTGGAGCGAAGCAGTCTATTCAGGTCCTTAAAGAGGAGGAGGGCCGCTCACTGAGACGTAAACACCAGCGCAATGTCAAGCTGCTCAGACAAATGCTGATGGACTCGGGGCTGCCTGTGGTGCACTGCCCTAGCCACATAATCCCAGTTCGG GTATCAGATGCCGAGAAGAACACAGAGGTGTGTGACCTCATGATGAGTCGCCACAACATCTACGTTCAGGCCATCAACTACCCCACAGTTGCCAGAGGAGAGGAGCTTCTGCGTATCGCTCCAACACCTCACCACACACCTGAGATGATGAAATACTTTGTTG AGAGGCTGGTTGACACATGGAAGGAGGTGGGTCTGGAGCTAAAGCCTCACTCATCGGCAGAGTGTAACTTCTGCCAACAGCCGCTGCACTTTGAGCTGATGAGCGAGAGAGAAAAGTCTTACTTCAGTGGCCTCAGCCACCCTATCTCGGCCTGCGCATAA